The following are encoded in a window of Pseudostreptobacillus hongkongensis genomic DNA:
- the lon gene encoding endopeptidase La, giving the protein MKKNKFLPFIPTREIVFFPQAVMPLIIGREFSKEAIDTSVEKFEGNIVLSVQKNSVNEDITDIDDVQEIGVTAKIIQVIKMQDGNLRVLIEGLDRIKLKEVEYDEQGYFKAKYESYPLEDNVLMLPETYEKYLIQTSREINDMSVNPLGEDLLNSIFEIKPVDSMMYTLATSLDVPSEDKVKILNSNTVLEIFENLSNALKLKRQLEEIDRNVENRVRKNMETNQRQYYIREKIKGLYSELDEDNGEDELNGLLEEIEKRDLPIELKNKLRKEHLRLKKMNDFSAEAGVIRSYIEGVLEIPWEKSENIDIDINKAETILDEEHFGLKQVKDTILEYLAVNQLNKDNNKKMPTILCLIGPPGVGKTSLGLSIANAMGRKFERIALGGVHDESEIRGHRRTYIGAMPGRIIEAIKKVKVSNPVILLDEIDKLSSNFRGDPASALLEVLDPAQNKTFKDNYVDFEYDLSDTFFICTANDYSGIPAPLLDRMEVISLDSYTINEKLEISKKYLVKQAKQETSQSVKLSDAVLLEIINKYTSEAGVRNLKREIVKIFRKIAKLKLSNPENKYTVTVKNLSDYLGPEKYKKDKMAEKNSKLGVVKGLAWTAVGGTTLDVEAVKMNGKGLLTFTGKLGDVMKESAQVAYTYVRANFKKLGIDNPNFYQENDVHLHFPEGATPKDGPSAGITITTAIVSVLSNRKVRQNIAMTGEITITGDVLPVGGIKEKVIGAHRIGIREIILPYDNSSDTLELPEEILNSITIHYVKTYSEVEKIVFN; this is encoded by the coding sequence ATGAAAAAAAATAAATTTCTCCCATTTATTCCTACAAGAGAAATAGTATTTTTTCCACAAGCAGTGATGCCTTTAATAATTGGAAGAGAATTTAGTAAAGAAGCTATAGATACATCTGTGGAAAAATTTGAAGGTAACATAGTATTATCAGTTCAAAAGAACTCAGTTAATGAGGATATAACTGATATAGACGATGTACAAGAAATAGGGGTAACTGCTAAAATAATTCAAGTTATTAAAATGCAAGATGGAAATTTAAGAGTTTTAATTGAAGGATTAGATAGGATAAAATTAAAAGAAGTTGAATATGATGAGCAAGGATATTTCAAGGCTAAATATGAATCATATCCTTTAGAAGATAATGTATTAATGTTACCAGAAACTTATGAAAAGTATTTAATACAAACATCAAGAGAAATAAATGATATGTCTGTTAATCCTTTAGGAGAAGATTTATTAAATAGTATATTTGAAATAAAACCTGTAGATAGTATGATGTATACACTTGCGACTAGTCTTGATGTGCCAAGTGAGGATAAGGTTAAAATATTAAATTCTAATACAGTTTTAGAGATTTTTGAAAACTTATCTAATGCTTTAAAGTTAAAAAGACAATTAGAAGAGATTGATAGAAATGTTGAAAATAGAGTTAGAAAAAATATGGAAACTAACCAAAGACAATACTATATAAGAGAGAAAATAAAAGGTCTTTATTCTGAATTAGATGAAGATAATGGTGAAGATGAATTAAATGGTTTATTAGAAGAAATTGAAAAAAGAGATCTTCCTATTGAATTAAAGAATAAATTAAGAAAAGAACATTTAAGACTTAAAAAGATGAATGATTTTTCTGCAGAAGCAGGGGTTATAAGATCATATATAGAAGGTGTATTAGAAATACCTTGGGAAAAATCAGAAAATATTGATATAGATATAAATAAAGCAGAAACTATATTAGATGAAGAACATTTTGGATTGAAGCAAGTTAAAGATACTATACTTGAGTATCTTGCAGTAAATCAATTAAATAAAGATAATAATAAAAAAATGCCTACAATTTTATGTTTAATAGGACCACCTGGAGTAGGTAAAACATCTCTAGGACTATCTATAGCAAATGCAATGGGTAGAAAATTTGAAAGAATAGCACTAGGTGGTGTACATGATGAGTCAGAGATAAGAGGACATAGAAGAACATATATAGGTGCTATGCCTGGAAGAATAATAGAAGCTATTAAAAAAGTAAAGGTAAGTAATCCAGTTATACTTTTAGATGAAATAGATAAATTATCTTCTAATTTTAGAGGAGATCCAGCATCTGCATTATTAGAAGTTTTAGATCCAGCACAAAATAAAACATTTAAAGATAACTATGTTGATTTTGAATATGATTTATCTGATACTTTCTTTATATGTACAGCTAATGATTACTCAGGAATACCAGCTCCCCTTCTTGATAGAATGGAAGTTATAAGTTTAGATTCATATACTATAAATGAAAAATTAGAAATTTCTAAAAAATATTTAGTTAAACAAGCTAAACAAGAAACTAGTCAAAGTGTTAAATTATCAGATGCTGTTTTACTTGAAATTATTAATAAATATACAAGTGAAGCGGGAGTTCGTAATTTGAAAAGAGAAATAGTTAAGATATTTAGGAAAATAGCTAAATTGAAGCTATCTAATCCAGAAAATAAATATACAGTAACAGTTAAAAATCTTTCAGATTATTTAGGACCTGAAAAATATAAAAAAGATAAAATGGCTGAAAAAAATTCAAAATTAGGAGTAGTTAAAGGACTTGCTTGGACTGCAGTTGGAGGAACTACATTAGATGTTGAAGCTGTTAAGATGAATGGTAAAGGTTTATTGACATTTACAGGTAAATTAGGAGATGTTATGAAAGAATCGGCTCAAGTTGCCTATACTTATGTAAGAGCAAACTTTAAAAAACTTGGGATAGATAATCCTAATTTCTACCAAGAAAATGATGTTCATTTACATTTTCCAGAAGGTGCAACTCCTAAAGATGGACCATCAGCTGGAATAACTATAACAACAGCTATAGTTTCAGTTTTATCAAATAGAAAAGTTAGACAAAATATTGCAATGACAGGTGAAATTACTATAACTGGTGATGTACTACCAGTTGGTGGAATTAAAGAAAAAGTAATAGGAGCTCATAGAATAGGTATAAGAGAAATAATATTACCTTATGATAATAGTTCTGATACTTTAGAATTACCAGAAGAAATTTTAAATAGTATAACAATTCACTATGTTAAAACATATTCAGAAGTTGAAAAAATAGTTTTTAATTAG
- the clpX gene encoding ATP-dependent Clp protease ATP-binding subunit ClpX, with protein sequence MIYEKELTCSFCGKKESEVDMLFANEDMNAFICNECIEAREESFEEESKYEFEMDEVELLKPKEIKAKLDEYIIGQENAKKVLSVSVYNHFKRIKLLNNEKNDVEMQKSNILLIGPTGSGKTLLAQTLAKILNVPLAIADATTVTEAGYVGDDVENVLLKLIKAADYDIELAERGIIYIDEIDKIARKSENTSITRDVSGEGVQQALLKIIEGTVASVPPQGGRKHPNQEMIEIDTTNILFIVGGAFAGLEGKIKSRLNKKQIGFGLESDKMEVQDESIFEHVLPEDIRKFGIIPELIGRLPVITALSELNKDALKSILTEPKNAITKQYKKYFEMEGVDLIFENEAIDEIAELALKRKIGARGLRSIIENTMMDLMYEIPSEKDIKEVRVTKEMILEKNELFIKSERRGK encoded by the coding sequence ATGATATATGAAAAAGAATTAACTTGTTCTTTTTGTGGAAAAAAAGAATCTGAAGTAGATATGCTATTTGCTAATGAAGATATGAACGCTTTTATTTGTAATGAATGTATTGAAGCAAGAGAAGAAAGCTTTGAAGAAGAGTCAAAATATGAATTTGAAATGGATGAAGTTGAATTACTAAAACCTAAAGAAATCAAAGCTAAACTTGATGAATATATTATAGGGCAAGAAAATGCAAAAAAAGTATTATCTGTTTCAGTATATAACCATTTTAAAAGAATAAAATTATTAAATAATGAAAAAAATGATGTAGAAATGCAAAAATCTAATATATTATTAATCGGACCAACAGGTTCTGGTAAAACATTACTTGCTCAAACATTAGCTAAGATATTAAATGTACCTTTAGCTATAGCGGATGCAACAACTGTAACAGAAGCTGGATATGTTGGAGATGACGTTGAAAATGTATTATTAAAATTAATTAAAGCTGCAGATTATGATATTGAGCTTGCAGAAAGAGGAATAATATATATAGATGAAATAGATAAAATTGCAAGAAAATCTGAAAATACATCAATAACTCGTGATGTATCAGGAGAAGGAGTTCAACAAGCCTTATTAAAAATAATTGAAGGAACAGTTGCAAGTGTTCCTCCTCAAGGTGGAAGAAAACATCCTAATCAAGAAATGATAGAGATAGATACAACTAATATCTTATTTATAGTTGGTGGAGCTTTTGCAGGATTAGAAGGTAAAATAAAATCAAGATTGAATAAAAAACAAATAGGATTTGGTCTTGAAAGTGATAAGATGGAAGTTCAAGATGAAAGTATATTTGAACATGTATTACCTGAAGATATTAGAAAATTTGGTATAATACCAGAATTAATAGGTAGATTACCTGTAATTACTGCACTTTCTGAATTAAATAAAGATGCCTTAAAATCTATATTAACAGAACCTAAAAATGCAATAACTAAGCAATATAAGAAATACTTTGAAATGGAAGGTGTAGACCTAATATTTGAAAATGAAGCTATAGATGAAATTGCAGAACTAGCATTAAAGAGAAAGATAGGAGCTAGAGGATTAAGAAGTATAATAGAAAATACTATGATGGATTTAATGTATGAAATTCCATCAGAAAAAGATATTAAGGAAGTAAGAGTAACTAAAGAAATGATATTAGAAAAAAATGAGTTATTTATTAAAAGTGAGAGAAGAGGAAAATAA
- the clpP gene encoding ATP-dependent Clp endopeptidase proteolytic subunit ClpP yields the protein MALVPYVIENEGMGERTYDIYSRLLKDRIIFLSGEINTEMANAIIAQLLFLNAQDKEKDITMYINSPGGSVTAGLGIYDTMNHISCDVATVCIGMAASMGAFLLSSGTKGKRFALPNSEVMIHQPLGGARGQATDIQIVAENIIKIKNKLASILAENTGQDVNKVLADTERDNYLSAQEAKDYGIVDQVLEKK from the coding sequence ATGGCATTAGTACCTTATGTTATAGAAAATGAAGGTATGGGAGAAAGAACTTATGATATTTATTCAAGACTTTTAAAAGATAGAATAATATTTTTAAGTGGTGAAATAAATACAGAAATGGCAAATGCCATTATAGCCCAACTTTTATTTTTAAATGCACAAGATAAAGAAAAAGATATAACTATGTATATAAATTCACCTGGTGGCTCAGTAACTGCAGGACTTGGTATTTATGATACTATGAATCATATAAGTTGTGATGTAGCTACAGTGTGTATAGGAATGGCAGCAAGTATGGGTGCTTTCTTATTATCATCAGGAACTAAGGGGAAAAGATTTGCTCTACCTAATTCTGAAGTAATGATACATCAACCTTTAGGAGGAGCAAGAGGTCAAGCAACAGATATACAAATAGTTGCAGAAAATATTATAAAGATTAAAAATAAGCTTGCAAGTATTTTAGCAGAAAATACAGGTCAAGATGTTAATAAAGTTTTAGCTGATACAGAAAGAGATAATTACCTTTCTGCTCAAGAAGCTAAAGATTATGGAATAGTAGATCAAGTATTGGAGAAAAAATAA
- the tig gene encoding trigger factor, giving the protein MKIEKLANSELSLEFGRNGKEYEELRNTVLAKFKNVKVDGFRKGHVPADVIEKTFADDIRNEIIDEVLREDYTKFLESKEYRPVSELQITNLVYNKDELKVEAKVAIFPEFELPQYKGLNVELEEVSVTDEEVNEEIKKMLERAKTFVKAEREVAELGDVAIIDFEGFVDGVAFDGGKAEGHRLELGSKTFIDNFEEQIVGHKIGEEFDVNVNFPEAYHSEELKGKPAVFKIKLNALEVPKLPELDEEFAKGMGYTSVQELKDSVKGNVLSSKESKAKEAKLDKVVEQVVNATEVEVPSILVEKDIDNYLGGFANQLKMQGMTFEQFLSMSGNTLEKMRESLRENATKSVKSGFVFSKIADVEGITVTDEEFNHELGHVASMYGMTVQGLEEELEKANGLDRFREQITSQLFFAKMNEFLLNNN; this is encoded by the coding sequence ATGAAAATAGAAAAATTAGCAAATTCAGAATTATCATTAGAATTCGGAAGAAATGGAAAAGAATACGAAGAATTAAGAAATACAGTTTTAGCTAAATTTAAAAATGTTAAAGTAGATGGATTTAGAAAAGGACATGTACCAGCAGATGTTATTGAAAAAACTTTTGCAGATGATATAAGAAATGAAATAATAGATGAAGTTTTAAGAGAAGATTACACTAAATTCTTAGAATCAAAAGAATATAGACCAGTTTCTGAATTACAAATTACAAATCTTGTATACAATAAAGATGAATTAAAAGTTGAAGCTAAAGTTGCAATTTTCCCTGAATTTGAATTACCTCAATATAAAGGATTAAATGTAGAATTAGAAGAAGTTTCAGTTACTGATGAAGAAGTAAATGAAGAAATTAAAAAAATGTTAGAAAGAGCAAAAACATTTGTTAAAGCAGAAAGAGAAGTTGCTGAACTTGGAGATGTTGCAATAATTGACTTTGAAGGATTTGTTGATGGTGTAGCATTTGATGGTGGAAAAGCTGAAGGACACAGATTAGAGTTAGGGTCTAAAACATTTATAGACAACTTTGAAGAACAAATAGTAGGACACAAAATTGGTGAAGAATTTGATGTAAATGTAAACTTCCCTGAAGCATATCATTCAGAAGAGTTAAAAGGTAAACCAGCAGTATTTAAAATTAAATTAAATGCATTAGAAGTACCAAAATTACCAGAACTTGACGAAGAATTTGCAAAAGGAATGGGATATACATCTGTTCAAGAATTAAAAGATTCAGTAAAAGGAAATGTTTTATCAAGTAAAGAAAGTAAAGCTAAAGAAGCTAAACTTGATAAAGTTGTAGAACAAGTAGTTAATGCAACAGAAGTAGAAGTTCCTAGTATATTAGTAGAAAAAGATATAGATAATTATTTAGGAGGATTTGCTAATCAATTAAAAATGCAAGGTATGACTTTTGAACAATTCTTATCAATGTCAGGAAATACTTTAGAAAAAATGAGAGAATCTTTAAGAGAAAATGCTACTAAGAGTGTTAAATCTGGATTTGTATTCTCAAAAATTGCTGATGTTGAAGGTATAACTGTTACTGATGAAGAATTCAACCACGAATTAGGACATGTTGCAAGCATGTATGGAATGACAGTACAAGGATTAGAAGAAGAATTAGAAAAAGCAAATGGATTAGATAGATTTAGAGAACAAATAACTTCACAATTATTCTTTGCTAAAATGAATGAATTTTTATTAAACAATAACTAG
- the recJ gene encoding single-stranded-DNA-specific exonuclease RecJ, which translates to MWKSMVYDEEYLNDKMKLFEKDKLITTLLLNRKIYTSEDANKFLNSSYKQLHDPFLLDNMGKIVEKLVQYIDTDKNVLIFGDYDIDGISGAVYLSKIFDKLNIKNSIYIPTRTIFKYSLPESFFEDLSKDNIDLIISVDNSFGEVEDIKQIMNLGIDLIITDHHFNNNNVDMQILEINPKKSKEYPFKELSGSGVVFKLVQALYLTLKKPMGEIYEYCELISLATIADVMECVDENRFLIKRGLKNFSKTKILAFKMIIENFKINPEYITINDISYRIAPLINAIGKLDDPIKIIKFLQSESEVENRTIINEMYEYNNERKIYENQLFNNISGYIRKKYKNIKYIYYEINDINLAVLGSITSRLALEFKVPVIMVSRVGKYCKGSCRSLYNANIYNAISNFSDYFINFGGHDLAAGFLISNSNLLKIRNKLKSALYSLNFESNFEDEITIDMKLSVKSLNFKNINEISKLGPFGLSNNEPNFYDSDIKFSNILIFGVDNSHFKASIYIGGEEIQVLGYNLSSKLNLKKYNKLYKIIYTPELINKKTIRLKLKDIQ; encoded by the coding sequence ATGTGGAAAAGTATGGTTTATGATGAAGAATATTTAAATGATAAGATGAAACTTTTTGAGAAAGATAAATTAATTACAACTTTACTTTTAAATAGAAAAATTTATACTAGTGAAGATGCGAATAAATTTTTAAATTCTAGTTATAAACAGTTACATGATCCATTTTTATTAGATAATATGGGGAAAATAGTTGAAAAATTAGTTCAATATATAGATACAGATAAAAATGTATTGATATTTGGAGATTATGATATAGATGGTATATCAGGTGCCGTATATTTATCAAAAATATTTGATAAACTTAATATTAAAAATAGCATATATATACCAACTAGGACTATTTTTAAATATTCTTTACCTGAAAGTTTTTTTGAAGATTTAAGTAAGGATAATATAGATTTAATAATATCTGTTGATAATTCTTTTGGAGAAGTAGAAGACATTAAGCAAATAATGAATTTAGGAATAGATTTGATTATAACAGATCATCATTTTAATAATAATAATGTTGATATGCAAATTTTAGAAATTAATCCTAAAAAATCTAAAGAATATCCTTTTAAAGAATTATCTGGTAGTGGAGTTGTATTTAAACTAGTACAAGCTCTTTACTTAACTTTGAAAAAACCTATGGGTGAAATATATGAATATTGTGAGTTAATATCTCTTGCAACTATAGCAGATGTTATGGAATGTGTGGATGAAAATAGATTTTTAATAAAAAGAGGGTTAAAAAATTTTTCTAAAACAAAAATATTAGCCTTTAAAATGATAATAGAGAATTTTAAAATAAATCCAGAGTATATTACTATTAATGATATAAGTTATAGGATAGCACCTTTAATTAATGCTATAGGTAAGTTGGATGACCCTATAAAAATAATAAAATTTCTACAATCTGAATCAGAAGTAGAAAATAGAACCATAATTAATGAAATGTATGAATACAATAATGAAAGAAAAATTTATGAAAATCAACTTTTTAATAATATATCTGGATATATTAGAAAAAAGTATAAGAATATAAAATATATATATTATGAAATTAATGATATAAATCTTGCAGTACTAGGATCTATAACTTCAAGACTTGCTCTTGAATTTAAAGTTCCTGTAATAATGGTATCAAGAGTTGGTAAATATTGTAAAGGATCTTGTAGAAGCCTATACAATGCTAATATATATAATGCAATAAGTAATTTTTCAGATTATTTTATTAATTTTGGAGGACATGATTTGGCAGCTGGTTTTTTAATATCAAATTCTAATTTATTAAAGATTAGAAATAAACTTAAATCAGCCCTATATTCATTGAATTTTGAATCAAACTTTGAAGATGAAATAACAATAGATATGAAGTTATCAGTTAAATCATTAAATTTCAAAAATATAAATGAAATTAGTAAATTGGGTCCATTTGGTCTTTCAAATAATGAACCAAATTTCTATGATAGTGATATTAAGTTTAGTAACATATTAATATTTGGAGTTGACAATAGTCACTTTAAGGCAAGCATATACATAGGCGGTGAAGAAATACAAGTATTAGGATATAATTTGAGCTCTAAATTAAACTTGAAAAAATATAATAAATTGTATAAAATAATATATACGCCAGAGTTAATTAATAAAAAAACAATAAGATTAAAATTAAAAGACATACAATAG
- the rbfA gene encoding 30S ribosome-binding factor RbfA translates to MNERRRRGLEKEISRIIGTAILLDVKNEKVKNLVTVKNVNLSPDGRYADIIFSILDYKENINKEKMLEDLNKLKGFFRKKVGENLEIRFTPELRVHLDDTIEYSVKISKLLRDAAPKNITEE, encoded by the coding sequence ATGAACGAGAGAAGAAGAAGAGGTCTTGAAAAAGAAATATCAAGAATTATAGGTACGGCTATATTACTTGATGTTAAAAATGAGAAAGTTAAAAATCTTGTAACAGTTAAAAATGTTAATTTATCGCCAGATGGACGTTATGCTGATATCATATTTTCAATATTAGATTATAAAGAAAATATAAATAAAGAAAAAATGCTAGAAGACTTAAATAAACTAAAAGGTTTCTTTAGAAAAAAAGTTGGAGAAAATCTTGAAATAAGATTTACTCCAGAATTAAGAGTACATTTAGATGATACTATTGAATATAGTGTTAAAATATCTAAATTACTAAGAGATGCAGCTCCTAAAAATATAACAGAGGAGTAA
- the infB gene encoding translation initiation factor IF-2 → MRVYEFAKTLELTSKEFIEKIKTYGYDKKVQSTLSDDEIGDIKRRINEEKRPKVTEEKKVEVNKNNSVVSKQNDKNEEVISEKMTFNNKSKHNNNNNAKRSFDKNNKFNKENRENNSDRSHNNFGERKNNFRNNGDFKNNQDRGERRERGNFERKPFNRENSEGSNFERKPFNKDNKGNFERKPFNKDNRDDKGNFERKPFNKDKKFGNDDRRKPFVKENKEANLEIPTMESEVKGKTNGKGKSKFDKKKYENERKAKEEERKLKELRQDFRKEDKKKVKKKEKVIKSEVIRDEVGGVGMVVLPQEISIKDLAEKLGINTSDIIKKFFMEGKILTANAILTIEEAEEVALEYNVIVEKEEVVELSYGEEYNLEIEDKEDDLELRAPVITIMGHVDHGKTSLLDALRHTNVIEGEAGGITQKIGAYQVEWNGQKITFVDTPGHEAFTEMRVRGANITDISILIVAADDGVKPQTVEAISHAKEANVPIIVAINKIDKPGANPMKVKQELLEYGLISPEWGGNTEMVEISAKQKLNLDNLLETILLTSEIMELKANPKKRAKAVVVESRLDLQMGPVADILIQEGELKIGDIFVSGSSYGRVRSMVDDRGNKIVKAGPSQPVEITGFSEIPEAGSIFYCVNNDKQAKKIVEDYKNKQKDEINKKKHISLESLSKELEDQQLKELKCIIRADSKGSAEALRESINKLSTDKVNINIIQSSAGAVTEGDVMLAAASNAIIIAFNVRPTNSARSESEKTGVEIRNYNVIYHVTEDLEKAIKGMLDPEFKEIYNGRLEVVQVFKVSNVGMIAGSLVVDGKINRNSRVRLLREGIIVYEGEITSLKRYKDDVKEVNLGQDCGIGIKDFNDIKVGDIVEAYTVEQVK, encoded by the coding sequence ATGAGAGTATATGAATTTGCTAAAACATTAGAACTAACGTCAAAGGAATTTATAGAGAAAATAAAGACATATGGATATGATAAAAAAGTTCAATCTACTTTATCTGATGATGAAATTGGAGATATTAAAAGAAGAATTAACGAAGAAAAAAGACCAAAAGTAACTGAAGAAAAAAAAGTTGAAGTTAATAAAAATAACTCTGTAGTTTCTAAACAAAATGATAAAAATGAAGAGGTAATTAGTGAGAAAATGACTTTTAATAATAAGTCTAAACATAATAACAATAATAATGCTAAGAGATCTTTTGATAAAAATAATAAATTTAATAAAGAAAACAGAGAAAATAATTCAGATAGAAGTCATAATAACTTTGGTGAAAGAAAAAATAACTTTAGAAATAATGGGGATTTTAAAAATAACCAAGATAGAGGGGAAAGAAGAGAAAGAGGTAATTTCGAAAGAAAACCATTTAATAGAGAAAATTCAGAAGGTTCAAATTTTGAAAGAAAACCGTTTAATAAGGATAATAAAGGTAATTTTGAAAGAAAACCGTTTAATAAAGATAATAGAGATGATAAAGGTAACTTTGAAAGAAAACCATTTAATAAAGATAAAAAATTCGGTAATGACGATAGAAGAAAACCTTTTGTAAAAGAAAATAAAGAAGCAAATCTTGAAATACCTACAATGGAATCAGAAGTAAAAGGTAAGACTAATGGTAAAGGTAAATCAAAATTTGATAAGAAAAAATATGAAAATGAAAGAAAAGCTAAAGAAGAAGAAAGAAAATTAAAAGAACTTAGACAAGACTTTAGAAAAGAAGATAAGAAAAAAGTTAAGAAAAAAGAAAAAGTAATTAAATCTGAAGTAATTCGTGATGAAGTTGGTGGAGTTGGAATGGTAGTACTTCCACAAGAAATATCTATTAAAGACTTAGCTGAAAAATTAGGAATAAATACATCAGATATAATTAAAAAGTTCTTTATGGAAGGTAAGATTTTAACAGCTAATGCAATTTTAACTATAGAAGAAGCTGAAGAAGTTGCACTAGAGTATAACGTAATAGTTGAAAAAGAAGAAGTAGTAGAATTATCTTATGGAGAAGAATATAATCTTGAAATAGAAGATAAAGAAGATGACTTAGAGTTAAGAGCTCCTGTTATAACTATAATGGGACATGTAGATCATGGTAAAACATCACTTCTTGATGCACTTCGTCACACTAATGTTATTGAAGGTGAAGCTGGAGGTATAACTCAAAAAATAGGGGCATATCAAGTAGAATGGAATGGACAAAAAATAACATTCGTTGATACACCAGGTCACGAAGCATTTACTGAAATGCGTGTAAGAGGGGCAAATATTACAGATATTTCTATATTAATAGTTGCAGCAGATGATGGAGTTAAACCACAAACTGTAGAAGCTATATCACATGCAAAAGAAGCAAATGTACCTATAATTGTTGCAATAAACAAAATAGATAAACCAGGTGCAAACCCTATGAAAGTTAAACAAGAATTATTAGAATATGGTTTAATATCTCCTGAATGGGGAGGAAATACTGAAATGGTTGAAATTTCAGCTAAACAAAAATTAAATCTTGATAATTTACTTGAAACTATTTTATTAACTTCTGAAATAATGGAATTAAAGGCAAATCCTAAAAAACGTGCGAAAGCTGTAGTTGTAGAATCTAGACTTGATTTACAAATGGGACCAGTTGCTGATATTTTAATTCAAGAAGGAGAACTTAAAATAGGAGATATATTTGTTTCAGGATCTTCATATGGTAGAGTTCGTAGTATGGTTGATGATAGAGGAAATAAGATTGTTAAAGCAGGACCTTCACAACCAGTTGAAATTACTGGATTTAGTGAAATACCAGAAGCTGGATCAATATTCTATTGTGTAAACAACGATAAACAAGCTAAAAAGATAGTTGAAGATTATAAAAATAAACAAAAAGATGAAATTAATAAGAAAAAACATATTTCACTTGAAAGTTTATCTAAGGAATTAGAAGATCAACAATTAAAAGAGTTAAAATGTATAATTAGAGCAGATTCTAAGGGTAGTGCTGAGGCTTTAAGAGAATCTATTAATAAACTATCAACAGATAAAGTTAATATAAATATAATTCAATCAAGTGCTGGAGCTGTCACTGAAGGAGACGTTATGCTTGCAGCAGCATCTAATGCTATAATTATTGCATTTAATGTAAGACCAACAAATTCAGCAAGATCTGAATCAGAAAAAACAGGAGTAGAAATTAGAAACTATAATGTAATATATCATGTTACAGAAGATTTAGAAAAAGCTATAAAAGGTATGCTTGATCCTGAATTTAAAGAAATATACAATGGTAGATTAGAAGTTGTACAAGTATTTAAAGTTTCTAATGTTGGTATGATAGCAGGATCTTTAGTTGTAGATGGTAAGATAAATAGAAATTCTAGAGTAAGATTATTACGTGAAGGAATTATAGTTTATGAAGGAGAAATAACTTCTCTTAAGAGATATAAAGATGATGTTAAGGAAGTTAATCTAGGACAAGATTGTGGAATAGGAATTAAAGACTTTAATGATATAAAAGTTGGAGATATAGTTGAAGCATATACTGTTGAACAGGTTAAATAG
- a CDS encoding YlxR family protein produces the protein MMEKKKREKNKNDLIIRTCVITRANDKKENLLRFVEMPNGEYVFDKEQKIQHRGIYIKNDLDVFQKLFNKYKINLESANKALEYIKKTSFKKSNDEIVLNILESLKNSEYLIYGVDENIEAVKNNRVKLLIIPSDVNSKQINRMKKVAKAAEVKVIFIEKQYSLKKIFLSEVKTIGITTKKVVNGILNKLEVEK, from the coding sequence ATGATGGAGAAGAAGAAAAGAGAGAAGAACAAGAATGATTTAATTATTAGAACTTGTGTAATTACAAGAGCTAATGATAAAAAGGAAAATCTTTTAAGATTTGTTGAAATGCCTAATGGGGAATATGTTTTTGATAAAGAACAAAAAATTCAACATAGAGGTATATATATTAAAAATGATTTGGATGTTTTTCAAAAATTATTTAATAAGTATAAGATTAATTTAGAAAGTGCAAATAAAGCATTGGAATACATTAAAAAAACTAGTTTTAAGAAAAGTAATGATGAAATAGTTTTAAATATATTAGAAAGTCTTAAAAACTCAGAATATTTAATTTATGGAGTAGATGAGAATATTGAGGCCGTTAAGAATAATAGAGTTAAACTATTAATAATTCCAAGTGATGTAAATTCTAAACAAATAAATAGAATGAAAAAAGTAGCTAAGGCTGCAGAAGTAAAAGTAATATTTATAGAAAAACAATATTCTTTGAAAAAGATATTTTTAAGTGAGGTAAAGACAATAGGAATAACAACTAAAAAAGTAGTAAATGGAATTTTAAATAAACTGGAGGTGGAGAAATGA